The Cupriavidus necator DNA window TGCAGTTCGTCGATAAACAGGATCAGTTCGTCGTTCTTGGCGGTGACCTCGTCAATCAGCTGCTTGGCACGCTCCTCGAACTCGCCGCGGTACTTGGCGCCCGCCACCATCGAATTGATGTTCACCTCAACCAGGCGCTTGCCGCGCAGCACCTCCGGCACATCGCCATTGACGATGCGCTGCGCCAGCCCTTCCACGATCGCGGTCTTGCCCACGCCAGGCTCGCCAATCAGCACCGGGTTGTTCTTCTTGCGCCGCGCCAGCACTTCGATCGCGCTCTCGATCTCCTGCGCACGGCCCAGCACCGGATCGAGCTTGCCCTGCCGCGCGATCGCGGTCAGGTCGCGCCCGAACTTGTCCAGCGTGGGCGTGCCGGTGGGCGTATCGACGCGGCCATCCTCGGCGCCCTTGCCGACCACCTTCACCACCTTCTGGCGCAGTGCCTCGGGGGTGACGCCATACTTCTTGAGCAGCGTCCCGGCGATGCTTTCCGGGACCGAGGCCAGGCCGATCAGCAGGTGCTCGGGGCCAACGTAGGAATGCCCGAGGTCGCGCGAGGCCTGGAAGGCATACTGGAAGGCCTTCTTCAGCCGCGGCGAGATCGTCATCCGGTCGATGGCCGCGTCAGGCCCTGCGGTTCCGGTCTGCGCGTGCTCGTCGATATAGCCCCTGATATCCTGCGGCGAGAGCTTTAGCTCCTTGAGCAGCGCCGAGCAGACATCGGTATCGGCGAGCACGTAGAGCAGGTGCTCGGTGTCCAGCTCATTGCGCCGCAGCTCGTGCGCCTTCTCCGCGGCGCGCTGCAGCAGTTCCATGGTCTGCTCGCTGAAGGCATCGGTGGGGTCGACGGATTCGCGCGGGACTTCGGTGGAGAATCCGGGATGCTCGTCGTCATCCATCCCGCCTCCCATTCCTCGGAAGAAGCGGGACAGCCCGCCGCCACCCAGCAGGGAGTCGAACGGGTTGAGCATGTCCTGGTGGCGCAGCAGCTGCCGGTAGTCGTAGTCGCAGATCGACATCGTCTTGCGCTCGCCGTCCTGAACCACCGTCACCCGCGCCACGGCGGGACGTGCGTTGCAGATTTCGCATAGGGTCGGCATGATGGACTTTCCTCCACAGGTAGGTCGCATTGCTTCAACAGAGGGCCGTTGCGCGCGCTCGGGGCCGCGCACAACGGCGCTGGAAAGCGGGCATGAGCCGTGCTTACGTGATGGTGGGCTCGCCTGCCATTACGTCACCTCCGAACGCACCACGCGCACGGGCACTGACTTGTAGGACGGGGTGCCGCTGTCCTCGTCGATGTAGTCGAGCGGCACCAGCCTGTTTGCTTCCGGATAGTAGGCAGCGACGGAGCCAGGCGCAATTTCATATTCGATCGCAGTGATCTTCTCGAAACGCAGCTGCCGGCCCGCGGCGATGGTCTCGATGTCGACCAGGTCGCCATGCTCCAGGCCGCGCGCGGCCAGGTCGGCCGGGTTCATGAACAGCACGTCGCGCCGCCCGAACACGCCCCGGTAGCGGTCGTCCATGGCATAGATGGTGGTGTTGTACTGGTCATGGCTGCGGATGGTCACCAGCCGCAGCACATCGTCGGCATGGACTTGTTTGTCTTCATGCAGCCCCTTGAACACGTAGAACTCGGCCTTGCCCGACGACGTTTCCCATTTGCGCTCGGTTGGTGGCAAGGGCATGCGGAATCCGCCAGGGACCCGCACGCGCGCGTTGAAATCCTCAAAGCCGGGCACCGTCTTCTCGATCAGGTCGCGGATCCTGTCGTAGTCGGCGACGAGCTCCAGCCATGGCACCTTGCTGTCAGGCAGGGTCGCGGTGGCAATGCCCGCCACGATGGCCGGCTCGGAGCGCAGGAATTCCGACGCCGGCGCGAGCTTGCCGGCCGAGGCATGCACCATCGACATCGAATCCTCCACCGTCACCGATTGCGGCCCGGTCTCCTGCACATCCAGTTCGGTGCGGCCCAGGCAAGGCAGCACATAGGTCTCCCTGGCCACCAGCAGGTGCGTGCGGTTGAGCTTGGTCCCGACATGCACGCTCAGGTCGAGCTTGCCCATGGCCGGGAAGCACTGCTCGGGATCGGGCAAGGCGACCGCGAAATTCCCGCCCAGGCAGAACAGCGCCCTGGACTTGCCATCGATCATCGCCTGCATCGCGTTGACGGCATCGTGCCCGTGTCCGGCGGGCGGGCTGAAGCCGAAGGTGTCCTCGATCCGCTGCAGGAAGCCGGCCGACGGCTTCTCGGTAATGCCGACAGTCCGGTTCCCCTGGACATTGGAGTGGCCGCGCAAGGGGCAGATGCCGGCGCCGGGCTTGCCGAAGTTGCCGCGCAGCATCAGCAGGTCGCACAGCAGGCGCACATTGGCCGTGCCTTCGTTGTGCTGGGTCACGCCCATGCCATAGGTAACGATGGTGGCATTCGACTTGGCATAGGCCGCCGCGACCAGTTCCAGGTCCGCACGGGTCAGCCCACTGGTCTTTTCAATATCCGCCCATTCGGTCGACCGCAGATCGTCGGCCAGCGCCTCGAAGCCCTCGGTGTGGACCGCGATGAAGTCGTGATCCAGCACATTGCCCTGGCTGGCTTCCAGGTCCAGCAGCGCCTTCATCACCCCCTTGATGGCGGCGGCGTCGCCACCGGCGCGGACCAGGAAGTAGGACGACGCAATCCGGGTGGAACCATAGGTGGCCATCTCCACCATGTTCTGCGGGTCGGCAAAGCGCTCGAGCGCCCGTTCGCGCAGCGGGTTGAACACCAGGATCGGCACCTTGCGGCGCGACGCCTCATGCAGCGTCCCCATCATGCGCGGGTGGTTGGTGCCCGGGTTGTGGCCGATCGAAATGATCAGCTCGCAGGTGTCAAAGTCCTCCAGCGACACCGTGCCCTTGCCGATGCCGATCGAGCGCGGCAAGCCCACGCTGGTGGGCTCGTGGCACATGTTCGAGCAGTCGGGGAAGTTGTTCGTGCCATATTCGCGCGCGAACAGCTGGTACAGGTAGGCGGCTTCGTTGGAAGCCCGGCCCGAGGTATAGAACTCGACCTGGTCGGGCGATAGCCCGCGCAGGATTTCGCCGATGCGGGCGAACGCGGCCTCCCATTCCACCGCGCGGAAGGTGTCGGTGGCGCGGTCATAGACCAGGGGATGCGTCAGCCTGCCAAAGTCTTCGAGCTCATAGTCGGTCCGGTTCAACAGCGACGACACCGTATTGGTTGCAAAGAACTCGGGAGGCACCCGTTTGGTGGTTGCCTCCCACGTCACGGCCTTGGCGCCGTTCTCGCAGAACTGGAAGGTCGACCGGTGCTCCTTGTCGGGCCATGCGCAGCCGGGGCAATCGAAGCCGTCGGGCTGGTTGGTCCGCATCAGCGTGATCGGCGCCTTGACGGTATCCATCTGCGTGCGGATCGCCGTGGCAGTTGCCTTCAGCGCCCCCCAGCCGCCGGCGGGACCGTCGTACTTCCTGATACCGGGCACTTCGCGTCGATTGGCCATGTTTGCTCCTTGTGCCGCGCCAGGTTGCTGGTGACGGCGTTGGGGTTAGTCACGCGAACAACTCCTGCTGCCGGTTTGCACCCCTCGCCCGCTCGCGGGAGAGGGGTGCGTGTGCCTGGGCTCGTGGTGCGGATGCTCCTTCAGGAATAGAGCTTCGCCACCCGCTCCAGCGGCACCGGCTTGATCCGCGAGGCCTGCCCGGCGCAGCCGAAGGCCTCGAAGCGCAGCTTGACCACGCTTCTCGCCCCCTTCTTGGCCGCCAGCAGCGCCTTGCGCGGATCGAATTCGCTGCGGTCGTCGGACAAGGACTTGCGGATGGCCCCGGTCATGGCCAGGCGGATATCCGTATCGATATTCACCTTGCGCACCCCCATCTTGATGCCGCGCAGGATCTCCTCGACCGGCACGCCGTAGGTCTCCTTGATGTCGCCGCCGTACTGGCGGATGATCTCCAGCCATTCCTGCGGCACCGAGCTGGAGCCGTGCATCACCAGGTGGGTGTCAGGGATCTGCTCGTGGATCTCGCGGATGCGGTCCATCGCCAGGATGTCGCCGGTGGGCTTGCGTGAGAACTTGTAGGCGCCGTGGCTGGTGCCGATGGCGATCGCCAGTGCATCCACGCCGGTGCGGGCAACGAAGTCGCGCGCCTGGGCCGGGTCGGTCAGCATCATGTCGTGCGACAGCGTGCCCGCCGCGCCCACGCCGTCCTCTTCGCCGGCCTGGCCGGTTTCGAGCGAGCCCAGGCAGCCCAGTTCGCCTTCCACCGACACGCCGATCGCATGCGCCATCTCGCACACGCGCCGCGTGACCTCGACGTTGTAGTCGTAGTCGGAGGGGGTCTTCATGTCTTCGCGCAGCGAGCCGTCCATCATCACGCTGGTGAAGCCGGAGCGGATCGAGGCCTGGCAGATCGCCGGGCTGGAGCCGTGGTCCTGGTGCAGCACGATGGGGATATCCGGATGGGTCTCGGCCGCGGCCAGCACCATATGGCGCAGGTAAGCCTCGCCAGCATACTTGCGGGCGCCGGCCGAGGCCTGCAGGATGACCGGGCTGTCGGTTTCCTGGGCCGCCTCCATGATGGCGTGGATCTGTTCCAGGTTGTTGACGTTGAAGGCCGGCACGCCGTAGCCGAACTCTCCCGCGTGGTCCAGCAGCTGGCGCAAGGAAATGAGTGCCATGATGAAGCTCCTTTACTGATTGCAGAATCGGTGAGGTCGGGTTCAGGCAGCGGCGCGCTGTGCCAGCACGGCCAGCGCGGGCAGCGTCTTGCCCTCCAGGAATTCCAGGAACGCGCCGCCGCCGGTCGAGATATAGCCCACGCGGTCGGCAATGCCGTGCTTGGCGATCGCGGCCAGCGTGTCGCCGCCGCCGGCGATCGAGAACGCCTTCGATTCAGCGATGGCCTGGGCCAGCACCCTGGTGCCGTTGCCGAACTGGTCGAACTCGAACACGCCCACCGGGCCGTTCCAGACGATGGTGCCGGCGGCCTTGAGCTGCTCGGCCAGCATCGCGGCGGTCTTGGGGCCGATGTCCAGGATCATGTCGTCGTCGGCCACGTCCTTGACGTCCTTGACGGTGGCCGCGGCAGTGGCGCTGAATTCCTTGGCGCACACCACGTCGACCGGAATCGGCACCGAGGCGCCACGCCTGGCCATGATGTCGATGATGGCCCTGGCATCGGCCAGCAGGTCAGGCTCGGCCAGCGACTTGCCGATCTTCAGGCCGGCGGCCAGCATGAAGGTATTGGCAATGCCGCCGCCGACGATCAGGTTGTCGACCTTGTCGGCCAGCGACTTCAGGATGGTCAGCTTGGTCGAGACCTTGGAGCCGGCCACGATCGCCACCAGCGGACGCGCCGGCTGGCCCAGCGCCTTGCCCAGCGCGTCGATCTCGGCGGCCAGCAGCGGGCCGGCGCAGGCAATGGGGGCGTACCTGGCGATGCCATGCGTGGTCGCCTCGGCGCGGTGGGCGGTGCCGAACGCGTCGTTGACGTAGACATCGCACAGCGCCGCCATTTTCTGCGCCAGTTCGTCGCTGTTCTTCTTCTCGCCCGTGTTCATGCGGCAGTTTTCCAGCAGCACCACCTGCCCGGGCGGCACCTGGAAGCCGCCCTCGGTCCAGCCGGACAAGAGCGGCACCTGGCGGCCCAGCAGTTCGGACAGGCGGCGGCCCACCGGCGCCAGGCTGTGGCGCGGGTCGGGCGCCCCCTCCTGCGGCCGGCCCAGGTGCGAGGTGACCATCACCGCGGCGCCCGCCTGCAGGCAGGCCGCGATGGCGGGCACGGAAGCCCGGATGCGGGTATCGTCGGTGATAGCGCCCGCTGCATCCTGCGGGACGTTGAGGTCGGCGCGGATGAAGACCCGCTTGCCAGCCAGTCCACCGGCTGCAAGCAGTGCGGCCAGCGTGTGCGGCGCCGCCGCGGGTTTCGGTTGCGGGTTCGTAGCATGGGATAGGCTCATCATGGCGATCTGCTAGCGTGCGTGGGCCAACGCCACCGCGGTATCCAGCATGCGGTTGGAGAAGCCCCATTCGTTGTCATACCAGGCCGACACCTTGACCAGGGTGCCGTTGACCTTGGTCAGGGTGGCGTCGAAGGTGGACGACGCCGGGTTGTGGTTGAAGTCCACCGAGACCAGCGGCGCGGTGTTGTAGTCCAGGATGCCCTTGAGCTCGCCTTCTGCGGCGGCCTTCAGGATGCCGTTCACCTCCTCCACCGTGGTCGGCCGCGCCGCCACGAAGGACAGGTCGACCAGCGACACATTGATGGTCGGCACGCGCACGGCAAAACCGTCCAGCCGGCCGTCCAGCTCAGGCATTACCAGCCCGACCGCGGCGGCTGCGCCGGTCTTGGTCGGGATCATCGACATGGTGGCCGAGCGCGCCCGGCGCAGGTCTTCGTGGTAGACGTCGGTCAGCACCTGGTCGTTGGTATAGGAGTGCACGGTGGTCATCAGGCCGTTCACCAGCCCCAGCTTCTCGTGCAGCGGCTTGACCAGCGGCGCCAGGCAGTTGGTGGTGCAGGAGGCGTTGGAGATCACCGTGTCGGTGGCCTTCAGCACGCCGTGGTTGACGCCGTAGACGATGGTGGCGTCCACGTCCTTGCCGCCGGGGGCGGAGATGATCACCTTCTTCGCGCCGCCCCTCAGGTGGGCCGAGGCCTTTTCCTTGCTGGTGAAGAGCCCGGTGCATTCCATCACCACGTCCACGCCCAGCTCGCCCCACGGCAGCTCGGCCGGGTTGCGCTGCGCCAGCACGCGGATCCGGTCGCCGTTGACGCGGAAGGCATCGCCGTCGACCGAGACCTCGCCCGGGAAGCGGCCGTGGACGGTGTCGTACTGGGTCAGGTGCGCATTGGTGGCCGCGTTGCCGAGGTCGTTGATGGCGACGATCTCGATATCGTGCCGCTTGCCGCCTTCATAGTGGGCGCGCAGCACATTGCGGCCGATGCGTCCGTAGCCGTTGATGGCAACCTTGATAGTCATGCTGTCTCCTTTACTTGTCTTGGTATCCTTGCCGGTCGCGCTGGCGCGCCGGCGCAACATCAGGCGGCTGGCGCCAGCCGCGCCGGCGTCAGCAGCGCCGGCAACGCCTCCAGCGAATCGAGCAGCGCATCCGCGCCCAGCGCCGCGGGCCCGCCGGGGCCGGCGTAGCCATAGCGAACCAGGCAGACCGGGATGCCGGCCGCGCGCGCCGCCGCCACGTCCACCGCCGAATCCCCCACCAGCACGCCCTGCGCCGTATCGACGTCGAGCAGGTTGCAGGCGTGGCGCAGCGGTTCGGGATCCGGTTTCATCTGCGCGATCGAGTCGCCCGCCACCAGCACTTCGAGGTACTGCGACAACCCGGTCAGCGCCAGCAGCGGCACCGCCAGCGCGCGCGGCTTGTTGGTGACGCAGGCAAGCCGGTAGCCCTGGCGCCTGAGCGCCTCCAGGCCTGCCTCCACGCCCGGGAACACCGACCCGAGGCGGCCGTTGGTCTCGGCATAGTGGCGGTGGAACATCGCCACGGCTTCGGCGGCCTCAACCCGCGGCGTAAGCCCGGCGGTCTCGAGCACGCGCCGCACCAGGTTGGGCACGCCGCGGCCGATGAAGCCGGCCACGGTGTCGAACGGCAATGCCGGGCTGCCGAAGTCGGCCAGCATGCGGTTGGCGGCCTCGACAATATCGGGCGCGCTGTCGACCAGCGTGCCGTCCAGGTCGATCAGCACCGCGGTGCAGGGCATGGATACGGTAGCCATCACGCCTCCTCCAGCAGCACGCGCGCGGCCGCGGCGACATGCGCCGGGGTCAGGCCGAAGTGCTGGTACAGCGCCTCGGCCGGCGCGGATTCGCCGAAGGTGTCGATGCCCAGCGCCAGGCCCTGCTCGCCCACCACGCCGCGCCAGAACCAGGTGCCGCCCGCCTCCACGCTGACGCGCGGCAGGCCAGGTGGCAGCACGGTGTCGCGGTACGCCACGTCCTGCGCGTAGAACAGCTCCACGCAGGGCATGGACACCACGCGCGCGGCGATGCCGGCATCGGCCAGGTCCAGCGCCGCGCGCATGGCGATTTCCACCTCGGAGCCAGTGGCAATCAGCACCACGCGCGGCGCCGGCACATCGCGCAGCACATAGCCGCCGCGCGCAATCTCCGCGCGCTGGGCCGGATTGCGCTCGAACGGCATCAGCGCCTGCCGCGACAGCACCAGGCAGCTCGGGCCATCCTCGCGCCGCAGCGCGGCCAGCCACGCGTACGCGGTCTCGGCGCCGTCGCAGGGACGCCAGACCTGGTTGTTGGGGATCAGGCGCAGGCTGGCGGCGTGTTCCACCGGCTGGTGGGTGGGACCGTCCTCGCCGAGCCCGATCGAGTCATGGGTCAGCACGTGGACCACGCGCAGGCGCATCAGCGCCGCCATGCGGATGGCATTGCGCGAGTAGTCCGAGAAGGTCATGAAGGTGCCGCCGTAGGGGATCAGCCCGCCATGCAGCGCAATGCCGTTCATCGCGGCGGCCATGCCGAACTCGCGCACGCCGTAGCTCACGTAGTTGCCATGCCCGGCATGGTTGACCCAGACCGACGCCTTGACATTGGTCAGGTTGGACCCGGTCAGGTCGGCCGAGCCGCCCAGC harbors:
- a CDS encoding FdhF/YdeP family oxidoreductase gives rise to the protein MANRREVPGIRKYDGPAGGWGALKATATAIRTQMDTVKAPITLMRTNQPDGFDCPGCAWPDKEHRSTFQFCENGAKAVTWEATTKRVPPEFFATNTVSSLLNRTDYELEDFGRLTHPLVYDRATDTFRAVEWEAAFARIGEILRGLSPDQVEFYTSGRASNEAAYLYQLFAREYGTNNFPDCSNMCHEPTSVGLPRSIGIGKGTVSLEDFDTCELIISIGHNPGTNHPRMMGTLHEASRRKVPILVFNPLRERALERFADPQNMVEMATYGSTRIASSYFLVRAGGDAAAIKGVMKALLDLEASQGNVLDHDFIAVHTEGFEALADDLRSTEWADIEKTSGLTRADLELVAAAYAKSNATIVTYGMGVTQHNEGTANVRLLCDLLMLRGNFGKPGAGICPLRGHSNVQGNRTVGITEKPSAGFLQRIEDTFGFSPPAGHGHDAVNAMQAMIDGKSRALFCLGGNFAVALPDPEQCFPAMGKLDLSVHVGTKLNRTHLLVARETYVLPCLGRTELDVQETGPQSVTVEDSMSMVHASAGKLAPASEFLRSEPAIVAGIATATLPDSKVPWLELVADYDRIRDLIEKTVPGFEDFNARVRVPGGFRMPLPPTERKWETSSGKAEFYVFKGLHEDKQVHADDVLRLVTIRSHDQYNTTIYAMDDRYRGVFGRRDVLFMNPADLAARGLEHGDLVDIETIAAGRQLRFEKITAIEYEIAPGSVAAYYPEANRLVPLDYIDEDSGTPSYKSVPVRVVRSEVT
- the fba gene encoding class II fructose-bisphosphate aldolase (catalyzes the reversible aldol condensation of dihydroxyacetonephosphate and glyceraldehyde 3-phosphate in the Calvin cycle, glycolysis, and/or gluconeogenesis); translation: MALISLRQLLDHAGEFGYGVPAFNVNNLEQIHAIMEAAQETDSPVILQASAGARKYAGEAYLRHMVLAAAETHPDIPIVLHQDHGSSPAICQASIRSGFTSVMMDGSLREDMKTPSDYDYNVEVTRRVCEMAHAIGVSVEGELGCLGSLETGQAGEEDGVGAAGTLSHDMMLTDPAQARDFVARTGVDALAIAIGTSHGAYKFSRKPTGDILAMDRIREIHEQIPDTHLVMHGSSSVPQEWLEIIRQYGGDIKETYGVPVEEILRGIKMGVRKVNIDTDIRLAMTGAIRKSLSDDRSEFDPRKALLAAKKGARSVVKLRFEAFGCAGQASRIKPVPLERVAKLYS
- the gap gene encoding type I glyceraldehyde-3-phosphate dehydrogenase, whose translation is MTIKVAINGYGRIGRNVLRAHYEGGKRHDIEIVAINDLGNAATNAHLTQYDTVHGRFPGEVSVDGDAFRVNGDRIRVLAQRNPAELPWGELGVDVVMECTGLFTSKEKASAHLRGGAKKVIISAPGGKDVDATIVYGVNHGVLKATDTVISNASCTTNCLAPLVKPLHEKLGLVNGLMTTVHSYTNDQVLTDVYHEDLRRARSATMSMIPTKTGAAAAVGLVMPELDGRLDGFAVRVPTINVSLVDLSFVAARPTTVEEVNGILKAAAEGELKGILDYNTAPLVSVDFNHNPASSTFDATLTKVNGTLVKVSAWYDNEWGFSNRMLDTAVALAHAR
- the gph gene encoding phosphoglycolate phosphatase (PGP is an essential enzyme in the glycolate salvage pathway in higher organisms (photorespiration in plants). Phosphoglycolate results from the oxidase activity of RubisCO in the Calvin cycle when concentrations of carbon dioxide are low relative to oxygen. This enzyme is a member of the Haloacid Dehalogenase (HAD) superfamily of aspartate-nucleophile hydrolase enzymes (PF00702).) yields the protein MATVSMPCTAVLIDLDGTLVDSAPDIVEAANRMLADFGSPALPFDTVAGFIGRGVPNLVRRVLETAGLTPRVEAAEAVAMFHRHYAETNGRLGSVFPGVEAGLEALRRQGYRLACVTNKPRALAVPLLALTGLSQYLEVLVAGDSIAQMKPDPEPLRHACNLLDVDTAQGVLVGDSAVDVAAARAAGIPVCLVRYGYAGPGGPAALGADALLDSLEALPALLTPARLAPAA
- a CDS encoding phosphoglycerate kinase; protein product: MMSLSHATNPQPKPAAAPHTLAALLAAGGLAGKRVFIRADLNVPQDAAGAITDDTRIRASVPAIAACLQAGAAVMVTSHLGRPQEGAPDPRHSLAPVGRRLSELLGRQVPLLSGWTEGGFQVPPGQVVLLENCRMNTGEKKNSDELAQKMAALCDVYVNDAFGTAHRAEATTHGIARYAPIACAGPLLAAEIDALGKALGQPARPLVAIVAGSKVSTKLTILKSLADKVDNLIVGGGIANTFMLAAGLKIGKSLAEPDLLADARAIIDIMARRGASVPIPVDVVCAKEFSATAAATVKDVKDVADDDMILDIGPKTAAMLAEQLKAAGTIVWNGPVGVFEFDQFGNGTRVLAQAIAESKAFSIAGGGDTLAAIAKHGIADRVGYISTGGGAFLEFLEGKTLPALAVLAQRAAA